One part of the Sphingobacterium sp. LZ7M1 genome encodes these proteins:
- a CDS encoding DoxX family membrane protein, with product MDILSIFSTTDDPAITLLRVVLGVIMFPHGAQKVLGWFGGGGIKGTIHHMRAVEVPTLYRG from the coding sequence ATGGATATACTTTCAATATTTAGTACGACGGACGACCCGGCAATAACACTACTGAGAGTTGTCCTTGGGGTTATTATGTTTCCCCACGGTGCCCAAAAAGTTTTGGGCTGGTTTGGTGGTGGTGGTATTAAAGGGACAATCCATCATATGAGGGCTGTAGAGGTCCCGACATTATATCGTGGTTAA
- a CDS encoding VOC family protein has product MEKTFIDPMFAGFYQIGFVTSDMDRSISFFEKTMGVPKFLKLEKPEIRNQTLYGEPLDIDVNLAFGQMGNTNIEIIEPIRGHSTYDEFLKKYEWMGIHHMAVKVFDYDATMKRLTDQGLKIAQAGEVGDSTKFTYLDTVKEYGHYLEVLYFDLGYEKIFDQIKRGDF; this is encoded by the coding sequence ATGGAAAAAACATTTATCGATCCGATGTTTGCTGGATTTTACCAGATAGGTTTTGTGACCTCAGACATGGACAGGTCTATCTCATTTTTCGAGAAGACTATGGGCGTTCCTAAATTTTTGAAACTGGAAAAGCCTGAAATAAGAAACCAGACTTTGTATGGTGAACCCTTAGATATAGATGTAAATCTTGCATTTGGTCAAATGGGAAATACAAACATAGAAATCATCGAACCGATTCGCGGACACAGTACCTATGATGAGTTCCTTAAAAAGTATGAATGGATGGGCATTCATCATATGGCGGTAAAAGTGTTCGATTACGATGCTACTATGAAAAGACTCACAGATCAGGGACTAAAAATAGCACAGGCGGGTGAGGTTGGCGACAGTACCAAATTCACCTATTTAGATACTGTAAAAGAGTACGGCCATTACCTGGAGGTACTGTATTTCGACCTTGGGTATGAAAAGATATTTGACCAAATAAAAAGGGGGGATTTCTAA
- a CDS encoding DUF3861 family protein, with protein sequence MDKKAYNYQLTIKGLTDLQGQTFENEPLILEFQNHDDLFKILEIAKSSAIFENPNDNTEFFIGLKLFSEVLLRNRKTPNPVLKDLTETVGAFMMKLKKGK encoded by the coding sequence ATGGACAAGAAAGCATACAATTACCAACTTACAATAAAGGGGTTGACAGATCTGCAGGGTCAGACGTTTGAAAACGAGCCCTTGATTTTAGAGTTTCAAAATCACGATGATCTGTTTAAAATACTCGAAATAGCTAAAAGCAGCGCCATTTTTGAAAACCCGAATGACAACACCGAATTTTTCATCGGACTGAAATTATTCAGTGAAGTTTTGCTCAGAAACCGGAAAACACCTAATCCTGTATTAAAAGATTTAACGGAAACGGTAGGCGCATTTATGATGAAGCTGAAAAAAGGAAAATAG
- a CDS encoding AraC family transcriptional regulator: MKSYENLKETLAFYGVNCNEPYYISSGNSILKFPKKSFRIDFYAFCICLAGNIELEIDNNTYNINQNGFLISAPSTIIKFKKVSKDFRMKLLFFSKDFLLKNIANPFIIDKMNLFRYGSYNILEADIQQAVPLYAFLDYLQIKTSVKGKFTEEIIRTIIFNLLLEIAEIVSLEGGDSKENKKKKKELFLKFDELVKENILLYKDVGFYAKQLCISDKYLIEVVKKATGKTPHQIIDEALLKEAYVMLGNPGFNISQIADLLQFSSVSAFGRFFKKYASISPTEYRRQQNIS; the protein is encoded by the coding sequence ATGAAATCATACGAAAATTTAAAGGAAACCCTTGCATTTTATGGGGTTAATTGCAACGAGCCTTATTATATTTCCTCAGGTAATTCAATTCTTAAATTCCCAAAGAAATCATTCCGAATAGATTTTTATGCATTTTGTATCTGTCTTGCCGGTAATATTGAACTTGAAATAGATAACAATACATATAATATCAATCAGAATGGCTTCCTCATTTCCGCACCTTCTACTATCATAAAATTTAAAAAAGTAAGCAAGGATTTCAGGATGAAGCTGCTATTTTTTTCAAAAGACTTTCTGCTTAAAAATATTGCCAACCCCTTCATTATTGACAAGATGAATCTGTTTCGGTACGGCTCGTACAATATTCTGGAAGCCGACATACAACAAGCGGTTCCATTGTATGCGTTTTTGGACTATCTGCAAATAAAAACTTCCGTAAAAGGTAAATTTACAGAAGAGATAATTCGCACGATTATCTTTAATCTTTTGCTGGAAATTGCGGAGATAGTTAGTTTAGAAGGAGGCGATTCGAAAGAGAATAAAAAGAAGAAAAAGGAATTGTTTTTGAAGTTTGATGAATTGGTAAAGGAAAATATCCTGCTTTATAAAGATGTCGGTTTTTATGCAAAACAGCTGTGCATATCTGACAAATACCTGATAGAAGTGGTAAAGAAAGCCACCGGCAAAACACCTCATCAAATCATCGATGAAGCGCTGCTGAAAGAAGCGTATGTTATGCTTGGCAATCCTGGATTCAATATTTCCCAGATTGCAGATCTGCTTCAATTCAGTTCCGTTTCAGCTTTCGGTAGGTTTTTCAAAAAATATGCTTCCATTTCTCCTACCGAATATCGTAGGCAGCAGAATATCTCCTAA
- a CDS encoding oleate hydratase, with product MYYSNGNYEAFANPKKPANVDQKSAYLIGSGLASLSAAAFMIRDGQMNGSKIHILEELALPGGSMDGILDEQKGYIIRGGREMEVHFETLWDLFRSIPSLDTEGASVLDEFYWLNKEDPSFSHTRVIVDKGERLSTDGLLTLTPKAIQELIKLVLIPEEKLQDLRIDQVFTEDFFNSNFWLYWATMFAFEPWASALEMRRYVLRFIPHVGKIADMSSLRFTKYNQYESLILPLVNYLKEQGVDFQYNTQVQNIIVDTKDHKKVAQRIELIQDGQEKQIQLTENDLVFVTNGSITESTTYGDNNTPAPVTSDIGGSWKLWKKLARQDASFGKPEKFCENIPEANWVISGTITLTDDKVLPYIEKITKKDPKSGSIVTSGPVTIKDSSWLYGFSISRQPHFKKQKDNEVIVWVYGLFSDKPGDYVKKKITECSGAELCEELLYHIGVPESEIAAIAQNSANTIPCRMPYITSYFMPRALGDRPLVVPEGSVNLAFIGNFAETEKDTVFTTEYSVRTAMEAVYTLLDVDRGVPEVFASSFDIRVLLESIYFLNDKKNLKELDLPWLLSIVEKYGLKKIEGTYAEEILREAKLL from the coding sequence ATGTATTACAGCAATGGAAATTATGAAGCATTTGCAAATCCCAAAAAACCCGCAAATGTAGACCAAAAATCAGCGTATCTGATTGGTTCAGGATTGGCATCTCTTTCTGCTGCGGCTTTTATGATCCGCGACGGGCAGATGAACGGCAGTAAGATTCATATTTTAGAAGAACTGGCACTTCCAGGCGGCAGTATGGACGGTATCCTGGATGAACAAAAGGGATATATCATTCGCGGCGGCCGTGAGATGGAAGTCCATTTCGAAACCTTGTGGGATCTTTTCCGCAGTATCCCTTCCCTTGATACCGAAGGAGCATCTGTACTGGACGAATTTTACTGGCTGAACAAAGAAGACCCTTCCTTCTCTCATACAAGGGTGATCGTCGATAAAGGAGAACGTCTCTCTACCGATGGACTGCTTACCTTGACACCAAAAGCCATACAGGAATTAATAAAACTGGTTTTGATTCCCGAAGAAAAATTGCAGGATTTGCGGATAGACCAGGTATTCACCGAAGATTTCTTCAATTCCAACTTTTGGTTATACTGGGCAACGATGTTCGCTTTCGAACCCTGGGCCAGTGCATTGGAGATGCGCCGCTATGTGTTGCGTTTCATACCTCACGTAGGCAAAATTGCCGATATGTCTTCGCTTCGTTTTACCAAGTACAACCAGTACGAGTCGTTGATTCTACCGCTTGTCAATTATCTTAAAGAACAGGGGGTTGATTTTCAATACAATACCCAGGTTCAAAATATTATAGTTGATACAAAAGACCATAAGAAAGTAGCACAGCGTATAGAATTGATTCAGGACGGTCAAGAAAAGCAAATCCAATTAACAGAAAATGATTTGGTATTTGTAACGAATGGCTCCATCACGGAAAGCACCACTTATGGCGATAACAATACGCCGGCTCCCGTAACGTCAGATATCGGTGGCAGCTGGAAGCTTTGGAAAAAGCTGGCACGACAAGATGCCAGTTTCGGAAAACCAGAGAAATTCTGCGAAAATATTCCAGAAGCCAACTGGGTCATTTCCGGAACCATTACGTTGACGGACGATAAAGTATTGCCTTATATTGAAAAAATCACGAAAAAAGACCCGAAGAGTGGCAGTATTGTAACCAGCGGGCCTGTAACCATCAAAGATTCCAGCTGGTTATATGGTTTTTCCATCAGCCGCCAGCCCCACTTTAAAAAACAGAAAGACAATGAGGTGATTGTTTGGGTGTATGGATTGTTCTCCGATAAGCCCGGTGATTATGTCAAGAAAAAAATAACCGAATGTTCCGGAGCCGAATTGTGCGAGGAGTTATTATATCATATCGGTGTTCCCGAAAGTGAAATCGCAGCTATTGCCCAAAATTCGGCTAATACCATCCCTTGTCGTATGCCCTATATTACTTCTTATTTTATGCCTCGTGCATTGGGCGACCGTCCTTTGGTCGTTCCGGAAGGTTCGGTCAACCTCGCGTTTATCGGCAATTTTGCTGAGACTGAAAAAGATACGGTATTTACGACAGAATATTCCGTACGTACAGCAATGGAAGCGGTTTATACGTTGTTAGATGTAGACCGGGGCGTTCCTGAAGTTTTTGCTTCCTCTTTCGACATCAGGGTTCTATTAGAATCCATTTATTTTCTGAATGATAAAAAGAACCTCAAAGAACTGGATCTTCCCTGGCTTTTATCCATTGTAGAAAAATATGGGCTTAAAAAAATTGAAGGAACATACGCTGAAGAAATATTGCGTGAAGCAAAGCTTTTGTAA
- a CDS encoding oleate hydratase produces the protein MSTNNSEKHAYFVGGGLASLAGAVYLLEDGGFKGENIHIIEALPILGGSNDGAGSKEKGFICRGGRMLNEETYENFWDLSSRIPSLEVPNISVKDEILAFDHANPTNAQARLIDKDGNRLPVTDMQFDTKDRMKMVKLFFTDEDELDNVTIRDWFDDHFFTTNFWYMWQTTFAWQEWSSIFEFQRYMKRMLLEFSRINTLEGVTRTPYNQYESVILPIKKYLDKYNVDFSLRKTVTDLHFKDNDNITVSEVECVNAEGNTEIIAVNEDDLVFFTNGCITDNSNNGDYKTPARYLPGNPPSFALWRKIADKKPGRLGNPDPFFTKPDETKWYSFTPTFKGNKMLKLIEEYSGNKPGSGALMTFKDSSWRMSIVVAAQPHFKAQGDDTTILWGYGLYPDAIGDFVKKPMIDCTGEELLTELIHHLHFEQHEADIKESVINVIPCMMPYIDALFQPRAKADRPAVVPEGSTNLALISQFVEIPEDMVFTEEYSVRAARWAVYTLLGLDKKVAPVTEYWKRPDVLAKAIHTSYRS, from the coding sequence ATGAGCACAAACAATTCAGAAAAACACGCCTATTTCGTCGGAGGCGGATTGGCCAGCCTGGCAGGAGCCGTTTATCTATTGGAAGACGGTGGATTCAAAGGAGAAAACATCCACATTATAGAAGCCTTGCCCATTTTGGGCGGAAGCAACGACGGGGCAGGCAGCAAGGAAAAAGGCTTCATCTGCCGTGGCGGAAGGATGCTAAACGAAGAAACTTACGAGAATTTCTGGGATCTTTCCAGCCGCATTCCCTCTCTGGAAGTTCCTAATATTTCTGTTAAGGATGAAATATTGGCTTTCGACCACGCCAATCCTACGAATGCCCAAGCCCGTCTGATTGATAAGGACGGTAATAGATTGCCCGTTACCGATATGCAGTTCGATACCAAGGATCGTATGAAAATGGTAAAGCTGTTTTTTACCGATGAAGATGAACTGGATAATGTAACGATCCGCGATTGGTTCGATGACCATTTCTTCACCACCAATTTCTGGTATATGTGGCAGACCACCTTCGCCTGGCAGGAATGGAGCAGCATCTTCGAATTTCAACGCTATATGAAAAGGATGCTGTTGGAATTTTCCCGTATAAATACATTGGAAGGCGTGACTAGAACGCCCTATAACCAATATGAATCGGTCATTTTACCCATCAAAAAATACCTGGACAAATACAATGTGGACTTTTCACTTCGTAAAACGGTTACAGACCTTCATTTTAAGGACAACGATAACATCACCGTTTCTGAAGTAGAATGTGTCAATGCTGAAGGAAATACGGAAATAATTGCCGTAAACGAAGATGATTTGGTCTTCTTTACGAATGGATGTATCACCGATAATTCCAACAATGGCGATTATAAAACGCCTGCCAGATATTTACCCGGCAATCCGCCAAGTTTTGCCCTATGGCGCAAAATAGCAGATAAGAAACCGGGAAGATTGGGCAATCCCGATCCTTTCTTTACCAAACCGGACGAAACCAAATGGTATTCTTTCACGCCGACCTTCAAGGGCAACAAGATGCTGAAGCTCATTGAGGAATATTCCGGAAATAAACCAGGAAGCGGAGCCCTGATGACTTTCAAGGACTCTTCGTGGCGGATGTCCATCGTTGTGGCGGCACAACCGCATTTCAAGGCACAAGGTGATGATACCACCATACTTTGGGGTTATGGATTATACCCTGATGCTATCGGCGATTTTGTCAAAAAACCGATGATAGACTGTACAGGCGAAGAATTGCTCACTGAATTAATTCACCACCTGCATTTTGAGCAGCACGAAGCCGACATCAAGGAAAGCGTCATCAACGTTATCCCTTGTATGATGCCTTATATCGATGCCCTTTTCCAGCCGAGAGCCAAGGCCGATCGCCCTGCCGTGGTACCTGAAGGTTCTACCAATCTCGCCCTGATCAGCCAGTTCGTGGAAATACCGGAAGATATGGTGTTTACCGAAGAGTATTCCGTTCGCGCGGCAAGGTGGGCAGTATATACGTTGCTTGGATTGGACAAAAAAGTAGCACCTGTAACCGAATACTGGAAACGACCTGATGTATTGGCTAAAGCCATTCATACTTCGTACAGATCATAA
- a CDS encoding 3-hydroxyacyl-CoA dehydrogenase — protein MNFKNVTVAGSGVLGYQIAFQTAFHGFNVTVYDINDEVLEKAKTKFQILSEAFKKDLGATQEQLDATKSRLSYHSDLAEAVKDADLLIEAVPENPQIKIDFYQKLAKVAPEKTVFATNSSTLLPSQFAEFTGRPEKFVALHFANEIWKHNTGEVMRHPGTSDEVFESLLVFAKEIGMVPLAIHKEQPGYIVNSLLVPLLGAGLGLLVNGIADVETIDKTWMVATGAPVGPFGILDVVGVTTAYNINKMAAEATKDPVKQKVVEYLKENFIDKGKLGIATGEGFYTYPDPAYKDKDFLK, from the coding sequence ATGAATTTTAAAAATGTAACAGTCGCCGGAAGTGGCGTATTAGGATATCAGATTGCTTTTCAAACCGCATTTCACGGATTCAATGTAACCGTGTACGACATTAATGATGAAGTTTTGGAAAAAGCAAAAACTAAGTTCCAAATCCTGAGCGAAGCCTTTAAAAAAGATTTAGGAGCTACGCAGGAACAATTAGATGCTACCAAAAGCCGGTTGTCTTACCACTCGGATTTGGCGGAAGCAGTAAAGGATGCCGACCTGTTGATAGAAGCAGTACCGGAAAATCCGCAGATTAAAATTGACTTCTACCAGAAACTAGCCAAGGTAGCACCTGAAAAAACGGTCTTTGCGACCAACTCGTCTACACTCTTGCCAAGCCAATTTGCCGAGTTTACTGGAAGACCGGAAAAATTTGTTGCCCTGCATTTTGCGAATGAAATCTGGAAACACAATACCGGAGAAGTGATGAGGCACCCGGGCACTTCGGATGAGGTTTTTGAAAGCCTTCTCGTATTCGCAAAAGAGATTGGGATGGTACCGTTGGCTATTCATAAAGAGCAGCCGGGGTATATTGTCAATTCCCTATTGGTACCTTTATTAGGAGCTGGTCTGGGATTGTTGGTAAATGGTATCGCGGACGTGGAAACCATAGACAAAACCTGGATGGTGGCTACCGGAGCACCGGTGGGTCCGTTTGGGATATTGGATGTAGTTGGGGTTACTACTGCTTACAACATCAACAAAATGGCAGCTGAAGCTACAAAAGACCCCGTTAAGCAAAAAGTGGTGGAATACCTGAAAGAAAATTTCATCGACAAGGGTAAACTGGGGATTGCAACCGGCGAAGGATTTTATACATATCCTGATCCGGCTTATAAGGACAAAGACTTTTTGAAGTAA
- a CDS encoding MarR family winged helix-turn-helix transcriptional regulator, translated as MTDQLKLTNQGCFPVYALAKEIVNHYRPYLEKLDLTYPQYLVMLVLLEENEQTVTQLGEKLKLDSGTLTPLLKRMQQKELIFRKRSHADERVVNISVTEKGQQLKM; from the coding sequence ATGACAGACCAGCTAAAATTAACAAATCAGGGATGTTTTCCGGTCTATGCATTGGCCAAAGAAATCGTAAACCACTACAGGCCCTATCTGGAAAAGCTGGATTTGACCTATCCTCAATATTTGGTGATGTTGGTATTGTTGGAAGAAAATGAACAGACCGTTACCCAATTGGGAGAAAAACTGAAACTGGACAGCGGTACTCTGACCCCGCTGCTGAAAAGAATGCAGCAAAAGGAACTGATTTTCAGAAAACGGAGCCATGCGGACGAACGTGTCGTAAATATATCCGTAACCGAAAAGGGGCAGCAACTAAAAATGTAA
- a CDS encoding CusA/CzcA family heavy metal efflux RND transporter, translating into MLTKIIEFSVKNKLIIALLVLGLIGIGSYQVSKLPIDAVPDITNNQVQVITIAPSFGATDIERLVTFPIEQANSNISGLKEIRSFSRFGLSLVTIVFDDGIDVYWARQQVAERLQQVQNEIPQGIGTPQLGPISTGLGEIYQYVVRPKEGFEQKYDVTELRTIQDWIVRRQLLQVKGVAEVSSFGGKLKQYEIAVNPDRLNAYGITINDVFDALNANNQNTGGAYIEKGPTVLYIRSEGLVGNIEDIQNISITNKNNDVPLFIQDVADVKIGFATRYGAMTYNDQGEVSGAVVMMLKGANSSQVIRDVKAKVAQIQKTLPEGVVIEPFLDRTKMVNNAISTVERNLMEGALIVVFVLVLFLGNFRAGLLVASVIPLAMLFAICMMNLFGVSGNLMSLGALDFGLIIDGAVIIVEAVLHQLSLNPKFKSLLKIPSNDMDSVVTESAGRMMNSAVFGQIIIFIVYIPILTLQGIEGKMFRPMAETVAFALLGAFLLSLTYIPMMSSVLLKKRSLKPSWSDRVMKKVEALYLKTLLKVLRIPKTIFTIIGILFITAIILLSRMGGEFIPSLEEGDFAVDTRVLPGSNLTTTIESTQKAAHILKTRFPEVEKVVTKIGSGEVPTDPMPMDASDMMVILKDKKEWTSAKTFSELSEKMSKALEDVPGITVGFQYPVAMRFNELMTGARQDVVIKIFGDNLDSLVQNANQLGKIIETVKGTQNLYIEPVSGLPQVVVKYNRPVIAQYHLSVADVNRVINTAFAGQSTGLVFEGEKRFDMVVRLNASDRKNINDIQNLLVPTPAGNQIPLNQLATVDVVEGPNQIQRENAQRRIVVGFNIKDRDVQSIVEELQGKVDKQIKLPAGYSITYGGSFENLNNAKQRLMIAVPLALALIFVLLFMAFKSIKESLLIYTAIPLSVIGGVFMLNLRGMPFSISAAVGFIALFGVAVLNGIVLISEFNRLHKNGIRNIVRIVIDGGESRLRPVLMTAAVASLGFIPMAISTGAGAEVQRPLATVVIGGLILATLLTLFVLPLLYVNIENGFKMKKPKSKHVASVLLIFMLFSGIKMKAQTIISLDEAVQTALQNNRNLKNEKLRSDYAKALIKTSNADIPQTAVTADYGQINSAYNDMKFGISQSIAFPTVYQKQKNLHSEEWKKSQLNVSLKEFELKKAVSQSYFQIVYWKDKEKLLNETLQLYTQFLDKASLRLKAGESNILEKTTASNQKSAIEIQLKQVQQEIKTLQLQFSWLLNSETEYLPLENSRPVLLLQENASHPLLHVLEQQKTVAGKQTEVEKSRLLPGLQIGYNLNSFKGMGPDDKLYSATPQFHSVMVGVGIPIFSGGQKARIHASKVAESIAENDWHNTEFALEKKQKQLKQMYQTNLEIINRYETDELKNADIITKTAQQQFINGEINYLEFVMLVNQAVLLKSNYADALLKLNESVVELNYITIQ; encoded by the coding sequence ATGCTTACAAAAATCATTGAGTTTTCTGTAAAGAACAAACTCATTATAGCATTATTGGTTCTTGGTTTAATCGGCATTGGCTCTTATCAGGTAAGCAAATTACCGATTGATGCTGTGCCGGACATTACCAATAATCAGGTGCAGGTTATTACAATCGCTCCGTCTTTTGGGGCAACCGATATCGAACGTCTGGTTACTTTCCCAATTGAACAGGCGAACTCCAATATTTCCGGACTCAAAGAAATCCGCAGTTTCTCCCGTTTCGGATTGTCCTTGGTTACCATTGTTTTTGATGATGGTATTGATGTGTATTGGGCAAGACAACAAGTGGCAGAGCGGCTGCAACAGGTTCAGAATGAAATTCCGCAAGGTATCGGAACACCGCAATTAGGGCCGATTTCTACCGGTTTGGGCGAAATCTATCAATATGTCGTTCGTCCTAAAGAAGGTTTTGAACAAAAATACGACGTTACGGAACTCCGTACCATTCAGGATTGGATTGTGCGTCGACAGCTACTTCAGGTCAAAGGCGTAGCGGAAGTCAGCAGTTTTGGCGGTAAATTGAAGCAATACGAGATTGCCGTGAATCCCGACCGACTTAATGCTTACGGCATTACCATCAATGATGTTTTTGATGCACTGAATGCCAATAACCAGAACACCGGCGGTGCTTATATCGAAAAAGGGCCAACCGTTCTCTACATTCGGAGCGAAGGTTTGGTGGGCAATATTGAGGATATTCAAAACATTTCCATTACCAATAAAAACAACGATGTACCGCTGTTTATCCAAGATGTAGCTGATGTCAAAATTGGTTTTGCCACCCGTTACGGAGCGATGACTTACAACGATCAGGGCGAAGTTTCGGGTGCGGTGGTGATGATGCTGAAAGGTGCCAACAGTAGTCAGGTCATCAGAGATGTAAAAGCCAAAGTGGCTCAAATCCAGAAAACCCTGCCCGAAGGCGTGGTGATAGAACCCTTTCTTGACCGTACCAAAATGGTGAATAATGCCATCAGCACGGTAGAGAGAAACCTTATGGAAGGTGCTTTAATCGTGGTATTTGTCCTCGTTTTATTTCTCGGAAATTTCAGAGCCGGCTTACTCGTGGCTTCGGTGATTCCACTAGCAATGCTTTTTGCCATTTGTATGATGAACCTTTTCGGGGTGAGCGGCAATCTGATGAGTTTGGGTGCACTGGATTTTGGATTAATCATCGACGGAGCGGTCATTATTGTAGAAGCCGTCCTGCATCAGTTATCCCTCAATCCTAAGTTCAAGAGCCTGCTGAAAATTCCGTCCAATGATATGGATAGTGTAGTTACAGAATCTGCCGGAAGAATGATGAACAGTGCAGTTTTCGGACAAATTATCATCTTCATTGTGTACATTCCGATCCTAACATTGCAGGGGATTGAAGGGAAAATGTTCCGCCCGATGGCAGAAACGGTGGCGTTTGCATTATTAGGTGCATTTCTGCTTTCCCTAACCTACATTCCGATGATGAGTTCGGTTTTGTTGAAGAAAAGAAGTTTAAAACCTTCGTGGTCGGACAGGGTAATGAAGAAAGTAGAAGCGCTTTATTTGAAAACCTTGCTGAAAGTTTTACGCATTCCGAAAACCATTTTTACCATAATCGGGATATTGTTCATCACGGCAATAATTCTGCTAAGCAGAATGGGCGGCGAATTTATTCCGTCTTTGGAAGAAGGTGATTTTGCGGTGGATACCCGCGTTTTACCGGGCAGCAACCTTACCACCACGATTGAAAGTACGCAAAAAGCAGCCCATATCTTAAAAACCCGTTTCCCCGAAGTGGAAAAAGTGGTCACCAAGATAGGAAGTGGAGAAGTGCCTACCGATCCGATGCCAATGGATGCTTCGGATATGATGGTCATTCTGAAAGACAAAAAAGAATGGACTTCCGCCAAAACGTTTTCCGAATTATCAGAAAAAATGAGCAAAGCACTGGAAGATGTGCCCGGTATTACAGTTGGTTTTCAGTATCCGGTAGCGATGCGTTTTAATGAACTGATGACTGGTGCAAGACAGGATGTGGTCATCAAAATCTTTGGCGATAATCTGGATTCTTTGGTGCAAAATGCCAACCAACTCGGTAAAATCATTGAAACGGTAAAAGGTACACAAAACCTTTATATAGAACCGGTTTCCGGGCTTCCGCAGGTGGTGGTAAAATACAATCGTCCCGTGATTGCTCAGTATCATCTTTCTGTTGCAGATGTCAATCGGGTGATTAATACCGCATTTGCCGGACAGAGTACAGGTTTGGTTTTTGAAGGCGAAAAACGCTTTGATATGGTAGTACGCCTGAATGCCAGTGACCGAAAAAACATCAATGATATTCAAAATCTATTGGTTCCAACACCTGCAGGCAATCAGATCCCGCTCAATCAGCTGGCAACCGTAGATGTGGTGGAAGGTCCCAATCAAATTCAACGTGAAAATGCACAACGCCGTATTGTCGTCGGCTTCAACATCAAAGACCGTGATGTGCAAAGCATTGTGGAAGAATTGCAGGGTAAAGTGGACAAACAGATTAAACTTCCGGCCGGCTATTCTATTACGTATGGCGGTTCTTTTGAAAATCTGAACAACGCCAAACAACGGTTGATGATTGCCGTTCCGCTGGCATTGGCATTGATATTTGTCCTGTTGTTTATGGCGTTCAAGTCGATTAAAGAAAGTCTTCTGATTTACACCGCCATTCCGTTGTCGGTCATCGGAGGTGTATTTATGTTGAATTTACGCGGAATGCCTTTCAGCATCAGTGCTGCCGTTGGTTTTATCGCTCTTTTTGGCGTAGCGGTTTTGAACGGTATTGTATTGATTTCAGAATTTAACCGACTGCATAAAAACGGCATTAGAAATATCGTCAGAATTGTGATTGATGGCGGCGAAAGCCGATTGCGTCCGGTATTGATGACCGCAGCCGTTGCCTCCCTCGGCTTTATCCCGATGGCAATAAGCACAGGTGCTGGAGCAGAAGTGCAGCGACCTTTGGCGACCGTGGTAATTGGCGGACTGATATTGGCCACTTTGCTCACCCTTTTTGTCCTACCGCTTTTATATGTCAATATCGAAAATGGATTTAAAATGAAAAAACCAAAATCCAAACATGTCGCCTCTGTTCTGTTGATTTTTATGCTGTTTTCAGGAATAAAAATGAAGGCACAAACCATAATTTCTTTAGATGAAGCCGTGCAAACAGCGTTGCAAAACAATCGCAACCTGAAAAATGAAAAACTGCGTTCGGATTATGCCAAAGCATTGATTAAAACTTCTAATGCCGATATTCCGCAAACCGCAGTTACAGCAGATTACGGACAAATAAATAGTGCATACAACGATATGAAATTCGGGATTTCACAGAGCATCGCTTTTCCAACTGTGTATCAGAAACAGAAAAATTTGCATTCCGAAGAATGGAAAAAAAGCCAGTTGAATGTTTCGCTTAAAGAATTTGAACTGAAAAAAGCCGTCAGCCAAAGTTATTTCCAGATAGTGTATTGGAAAGATAAGGAAAAATTGCTGAATGAAACGTTGCAACTGTACACCCAATTTTTAGACAAAGCCAGTTTGCGTTTAAAAGCTGGAGAAAGCAATATTCTGGAAAAAACAACGGCTTCCAACCAAAAATCGGCGATTGAGATTCAGTTGAAACAAGTGCAGCAGGAAATAAAAACCTTGCAGTTGCAGTTCAGTTGGTTGCTCAATTCCGAAACGGAATATCTTCCTTTGGAAAATTCCAGACCGGTTCTTTTGCTTCAGGAAAATGCTTCGCATCCCTTGTTACATGTATTGGAACAGCAAAAAACGGTTGCCGGCAAACAAACCGAAGTGGAAAAATCCAGACTTCTTCCGGGTTTGCAAATCGGTTATAATCTCAATTCGTTCAAAGGTATGGGACCTGATGATAAACTGTATTCTGCTACACCACAGTTTCATTCGGTGATGGTAGGTGTTGGCATTCCAATATTTTCAGGCGGACAAAAGGCAAGAATTCACGCTTCTAAAGTGGCGGAAAGCATTGCGGAAAACGATTGGCATAATACGGAATTTGCATTAGAGAAAAAACAGAAACAGCTCAAGCAAATGTATCAAACGAATCTCGAAATCATCAACCGTTACGAAACTGATGAACTGAAAAATGCAGACATCATTACCAAAACAGCACAGCAACAATTCATTAACGGAGAAATCAATTATCTGGAATTTGTAATGCTCGTCAATCAGGCAGTTTTGCTCAAAAGCAATTATGCAGATGCCCTATTGAAACTAAACGAAAGCGTGGTTGAACTGAATTATATCACGATTCAGTAG